Proteins from one Staphylococcus sp. IVB6214 genomic window:
- a CDS encoding ribonuclease J encodes MNLVKKKNKNIRIIPLGGVGEIAKNMYIVEVDDEMFMLDAGLKFPEDEMLGIDIVIPDIQYVIENKHKLKGIFLTHGHEHAIGAVSYVLEQVDAPVYGSKLTIGLIKENMRARQVDKKVRYYVVNNESVMRFKSVNITFFNTTHSIPDSLGVCIHTSYGAIVYTGEFKFDQSLHGHYAPDLKKMAEIGDEGVFALLSDSTEAEKPGYNTPENVIESHMFDAFTNAQGRIIVSCYASNFIRIQQVLNIASRLNRKVSFLGRSLESSFSIARKMGYFDIPKDLLIPINEVENYPKNEVIIIATGMQGEPVEALSQMAQNKHKIMNIQRGDSVFLAITASANMEVIIGDTLNELARAGAIVIPNNKKIHASSHGCMEELKLMLNMMKPEYFIPVQGEFKMQIAHAKLASEAGVEAEKIFLVESGDVINFDGSDMTLNEKVNAGNVLIDGIGVGDVGNIVLRDRHLLAEDGIFIAVVTLDPKNRRIAAGPEIQSRGFVYVRESEALLKEAEEKVREIVEAGLQEKRIEWSDMKQNMRDQISKLLFESTRRRPMIIPVISEI; translated from the coding sequence TTGAATTTAGTAAAAAAGAAAAATAAAAATATACGTATTATTCCGCTTGGCGGTGTTGGTGAGATTGCCAAAAATATGTATATCGTAGAAGTAGACGATGAAATGTTTATGTTGGATGCGGGATTAAAGTTCCCAGAAGATGAAATGCTCGGTATTGATATCGTTATTCCAGACATCCAATATGTGATTGAGAATAAACACAAATTAAAAGGAATCTTTTTAACACATGGCCATGAACATGCGATTGGTGCTGTCTCATATGTGCTAGAGCAAGTTGATGCACCAGTGTATGGTTCTAAGTTGACCATAGGACTGATAAAAGAAAATATGCGTGCACGTCAAGTTGATAAAAAAGTACGCTATTATGTTGTGAATAATGAATCTGTTATGCGTTTCAAGAGTGTGAATATTACATTCTTCAACACAACGCATAGTATTCCAGATAGTTTAGGTGTATGTATTCACACATCATACGGTGCAATTGTGTACACAGGCGAGTTCAAGTTTGATCAAAGTTTACATGGTCATTATGCGCCAGACCTTAAGAAAATGGCTGAAATTGGTGACGAAGGTGTCTTCGCATTGTTGAGTGATTCAACAGAAGCGGAAAAGCCAGGCTATAATACGCCTGAGAATGTTATCGAAAGTCATATGTTTGATGCCTTTACAAATGCACAAGGTCGCATTATCGTATCTTGTTATGCGTCTAACTTTATTCGTATTCAACAAGTGTTGAATATTGCAAGCCGTTTGAACCGCAAAGTATCATTCTTGGGTCGCTCCCTTGAAAGTTCATTTAGCATTGCACGTAAAATGGGCTATTTCGATATTCCGAAAGATTTGCTTATTCCAATTAACGAAGTTGAAAATTATCCGAAGAACGAAGTTATTATTATTGCGACAGGTATGCAAGGTGAGCCCGTAGAAGCATTGAGTCAAATGGCCCAAAACAAACATAAAATTATGAACATCCAGCGTGGTGATTCTGTATTCTTAGCAATTACAGCATCAGCAAATATGGAAGTGATTATCGGAGACACATTAAACGAACTAGCTCGTGCAGGTGCGATTGTCATTCCGAATAACAAAAAGATTCATGCATCCAGTCATGGTTGTATGGAAGAACTCAAATTAATGTTGAATATGATGAAGCCTGAATATTTCATTCCAGTACAAGGTGAATTTAAAATGCAAATTGCCCATGCGAAGTTAGCGAGCGAAGCGGGTGTAGAAGCAGAAAAAATCTTCTTAGTCGAGTCAGGTGATGTCATCAACTTTGATGGTAGCGATATGACGTTAAATGAAAAAGTGAATGCAGGTAATGTATTGATTGATGGTATTGGTGTAGGTGACGTAGGGAACATCGTGTTGCGTGACCGTCACTTATTAGCTGAAGATGGTATTTTTATTGCTGTTGTCACGTTAGATCCGAAAAACCGTCGTATTGCTGCAGGTCCTGAAATTCAATCACGTGGTTTCGTTTATGTTCGTGAAAGTGAAGCATTACTAAAAGAAGCTGAAGAAAAAGTGCGTGAAATTGTTGAAGCAGGATTACAAGAAAAACGTATTGAATGGTCAGACATGAAACAAAATATGCGTGATCAAATTAGTAAGTTACTTTTTGAAAGTACACGCAGACGTCCAATGATTATTCCGGTTATTTCTGAGATTTAA